The Streptomyces sp. NBC_01454 genome includes a window with the following:
- a CDS encoding type II toxin-antitoxin system prevent-host-death family antitoxin, whose translation MSSSRSVSAANTGAATGLLLPPADDPVWGSVPLALRQNLSVPAHGLVNPARGGLAEKSGRPLRLALSAAANMRTTGAHWHVLLIAPRSAFGGPTSDRAGRAYALLQQVVDDYLRPALAAPAKASGKAPAEQPPTAPAPASTPAAPAAVPAEPPAAPESADGFLPDPAAAPDTVSAAGPEGGAVEEAPNPLPAADEPAAAELAGDELAGALHEITERRTVLVLNSPHPDVAHTALAQHLPAGQPAVSVAGDDRASMVRALYTQLGLGRRQRRPHALGDTEDLIVAELKRAPRLIIATTAPGLRASALQLLYSLWARENFALVLIGDTNLTTLLSRSDMASLNSRVTLRHHVAPTSPDTPAPSGTTPAEQQDPRPAEPATTPAPPDTSPPADPAALAAPADDAAADPAVTGDPRTAPEPASTAHGEELADHVREIAQARAILTVTGPDATTVHTALTRTPSLPNLPAVHTGGKDRTSLVRDLFVQLGLDQRVPQPGTLWATEDLIAAELRRASRLVIVPKAHELPTAALRMLYDLWSADNFPLVLGGDDRLDDVLQRRALASLSSCVLLHHHLDPAGEDAPISTPAAALVPPAPEPGATAAPSAAGPEPATAPPTPTTPSAPDRAAGPLPATDALTAPQEQPAPRAADTAPAPSRPAVPPSHGAAEPPAPATLAPAADSDQPATTTTEPAPPPGKTKAVPGKTPATLHQARAALPDLIRAAADGTPTPLTREDTDHALLTTPDAATALGWDLEQAPAHGIADARKKLGDLIHEAAQGHPQVLRRHTTPVAVLLPATPTGTPHPPTTPAPTTAAPPATAAVPPTGPTPVAEPTGPAPTGAEPAPSPQPARTTAADAAPAPAEPNDPTPAEQHPHPAPVPPATDPKTAPDTTDDTPAAAALHHAPTDTAPAHTGVPAAPRASRRLAPLGEAFTTVLAPTTPDTEPTTDTVTSPRGLSTGIPSLDHALGGLQPGRFYLVAAAPGTGGSLLATTAARTTALDHHQPVLYAASGLTRADIAARIVAAHLPVDYRRLRAGQLTDTEQADVAALHHDLATAPLYIDDGTDLTAAAIAETLTDLTGTALLVVDRLQAADDPHLPLSGPRLRDAAQTLAHLARTHHLPVLAALDTDHPDLINTLGLDTVLHLTPDPDHPHHRVQLAITERDLGLQTTLTLHADRAHARLTDPTDFDPYAHAPEPPEQTAPEPTPQAPAAPGASAWPPVAVPGRSTPVATSEPTSNPHTPAPEPTPDPGATTTDPTPHHTQPPRTTASSGTYAGRDYSHYTGQITRAVDQALQEHGGDVEAATAALVKKAVPDAMALFKETRVGSNYDHTVYPELLEILRKKTKDGSDEIWEGRHNWTNTHLTDQLNTGALDPVTVDALDTNASFMAAFKTHLPIGALRHNPHGGFDPKLSGVHLLTQRPTWHHPHLPDPIGNRRETGPVVLTDATIRLLIRCARYDLCDQPVIAESWTSGASEGLLEKFRRVLTEARHTALEREAAGYADGTVAVEYVKAMYSKFTSTLGESNANLEIRRPEWMHTIRSQAFANLWYKAHRAHKEGLTVVRVRGTDELHVTGGDWRTVFTEGRSPAEMKLKNQYTLPRKTTA comes from the coding sequence GTGTCCTCCTCGCGTTCCGTCTCCGCCGCCAACACCGGGGCAGCTACGGGCCTGCTGCTGCCGCCCGCCGACGACCCGGTGTGGGGGAGTGTGCCGCTCGCGCTGCGTCAGAACCTGTCCGTGCCCGCTCATGGTCTGGTGAACCCGGCGCGCGGGGGGCTGGCGGAGAAGTCCGGCCGCCCGCTGCGCCTGGCGCTGAGTGCCGCCGCGAATATGCGCACGACCGGCGCTCACTGGCACGTGCTGCTCATTGCCCCCCGTTCCGCGTTCGGCGGTCCCACCAGCGACCGCGCCGGGCGGGCCTACGCGCTGCTGCAGCAGGTCGTCGACGACTACCTGCGCCCCGCCCTGGCCGCGCCGGCCAAAGCGAGCGGGAAGGCCCCCGCCGAGCAGCCCCCCACAGCCCCGGCCCCCGCCTCCACCCCGGCTGCTCCCGCAGCCGTCCCGGCCGAGCCGCCCGCCGCGCCGGAGTCCGCCGACGGCTTCCTCCCCGATCCCGCTGCCGCTCCCGACACGGTCTCGGCCGCCGGGCCCGAGGGCGGCGCCGTCGAGGAGGCACCCAACCCCCTTCCGGCCGCCGACGAGCCGGCCGCCGCCGAACTGGCCGGCGACGAGCTGGCCGGCGCCCTGCACGAGATCACCGAACGCCGCACCGTCCTGGTCCTCAACAGCCCCCACCCGGACGTCGCCCACACCGCCCTCGCCCAGCACCTGCCCGCAGGCCAGCCGGCCGTGTCCGTGGCCGGCGACGACCGCGCCTCCATGGTCCGCGCTCTCTACACGCAGCTGGGCCTCGGCCGCCGACAGCGACGACCCCACGCCCTGGGGGACACCGAAGACCTGATCGTCGCCGAACTCAAGCGAGCCCCCCGCCTCATCATCGCCACCACCGCCCCCGGCCTGCGCGCCTCCGCCCTCCAACTGCTCTACAGCCTGTGGGCGCGCGAGAACTTCGCGCTGGTCCTGATCGGCGACACCAACCTCACCACTCTCCTGTCGCGTTCGGACATGGCGAGCCTGAACTCCCGCGTGACCCTCCGGCACCACGTAGCGCCGACCTCCCCGGACACCCCCGCGCCGAGCGGTACAACTCCGGCCGAGCAGCAGGACCCCCGCCCCGCCGAGCCCGCCACCACCCCGGCACCGCCCGACACCTCCCCGCCCGCCGACCCCGCAGCCCTTGCCGCGCCCGCCGACGACGCGGCCGCCGACCCCGCGGTCACCGGCGACCCGCGGACCGCCCCAGAACCTGCCAGCACCGCCCACGGCGAAGAACTGGCCGACCACGTACGGGAGATCGCCCAGGCCCGCGCCATCCTGACCGTCACCGGCCCCGACGCCACCACCGTGCACACCGCCCTCACCCGCACTCCCAGCCTCCCGAACCTTCCAGCCGTGCACACGGGCGGCAAGGACCGTACCTCCCTGGTACGCGACCTGTTCGTACAGCTCGGCCTCGACCAGCGCGTGCCACAGCCCGGCACGCTGTGGGCCACCGAGGACCTGATCGCCGCCGAACTGCGCCGCGCCTCCCGGCTGGTCATCGTGCCAAAGGCCCACGAACTGCCCACCGCGGCCCTGCGCATGCTGTACGACCTGTGGTCGGCCGACAACTTCCCGCTGGTCCTGGGCGGCGACGACCGCCTCGACGACGTCCTTCAGCGTCGTGCCCTGGCGTCCTTGAGCTCGTGCGTGCTCCTGCACCACCACCTGGACCCGGCCGGCGAAGACGCCCCCATCTCCACCCCGGCCGCCGCCCTCGTGCCGCCCGCTCCCGAGCCCGGGGCGACCGCCGCACCGTCCGCAGCCGGCCCGGAACCTGCCACCGCGCCCCCCACCCCGACCACACCCTCCGCCCCAGACAGGGCCGCCGGACCGCTCCCCGCCACCGACGCACTCACAGCGCCACAAGAACAACCCGCCCCCCGGGCCGCCGACACCGCCCCGGCCCCCAGCCGGCCCGCCGTCCCGCCCTCCCACGGCGCCGCGGAGCCGCCGGCCCCCGCCACGCTGGCCCCCGCCGCCGACTCCGACCAGCCTGCGACCACCACAACCGAACCGGCCCCGCCGCCCGGCAAGACCAAGGCCGTCCCGGGCAAGACCCCCGCCACGCTCCACCAGGCCCGCGCCGCGCTGCCCGACCTGATCCGCGCCGCCGCCGACGGCACCCCCACCCCCCTCACCCGCGAAGACACCGACCACGCCCTCCTGACCACCCCCGACGCCGCCACCGCACTCGGCTGGGACCTCGAGCAAGCGCCCGCCCACGGGATCGCCGACGCCCGCAAGAAGCTCGGCGACCTCATCCACGAAGCCGCCCAGGGCCACCCCCAGGTCCTGCGCCGCCACACCACCCCCGTCGCCGTGCTGCTCCCGGCCACCCCCACCGGCACCCCCCACCCGCCGACGACCCCCGCACCCACCACCGCGGCGCCCCCGGCCACCGCTGCCGTCCCGCCCACCGGGCCCACGCCCGTCGCGGAGCCCACCGGTCCCGCCCCGACCGGCGCCGAACCAGCACCGTCGCCCCAGCCCGCCCGTACGACCGCGGCCGACGCCGCCCCGGCGCCGGCCGAACCGAACGACCCGACCCCGGCCGAACAGCACCCCCACCCGGCCCCCGTCCCCCCGGCCACCGACCCGAAGACCGCGCCCGACACCACCGATGACACCCCCGCGGCCGCCGCCCTGCACCACGCGCCCACCGACACCGCCCCCGCCCACACCGGCGTCCCGGCCGCGCCACGCGCCTCACGCCGCCTCGCCCCCCTCGGCGAGGCCTTCACCACCGTCCTGGCCCCCACCACCCCGGACACCGAACCCACCACCGACACAGTCACGTCCCCGCGCGGCCTGTCCACCGGCATCCCCAGCCTCGACCACGCCCTCGGCGGCCTCCAGCCCGGCCGCTTCTACCTCGTCGCCGCAGCCCCCGGCACCGGCGGCAGCCTCCTCGCCACCACCGCAGCCCGCACCACCGCCCTCGACCACCACCAGCCCGTCCTCTACGCCGCCTCCGGCCTCACCCGCGCCGACATCGCCGCCCGCATCGTCGCCGCCCACCTCCCCGTCGACTACCGCCGCCTGCGCGCCGGCCAGCTCACCGACACCGAACAGGCCGACGTCGCCGCCCTCCACCACGACCTGGCCACAGCTCCCCTCTACATCGACGACGGCACCGACCTCACCGCAGCTGCCATCGCCGAGACCCTCACCGACCTCACCGGCACGGCCCTCCTCGTCGTCGACCGCCTCCAGGCCGCCGACGACCCCCACCTGCCCCTGTCCGGCCCCCGCCTCCGCGACGCCGCCCAGACCCTCGCCCACCTCGCCCGCACCCACCACCTCCCGGTCCTCGCCGCCCTCGACACCGACCACCCCGACCTGATCAACACCCTCGGCCTCGACACCGTCCTGCACCTCACCCCCGACCCCGACCACCCCCACCACCGCGTCCAACTCGCCATCACCGAACGCGACCTCGGCCTCCAGACCACCCTCACCCTCCACGCCGACCGCGCCCACGCCCGCCTCACCGACCCCACCGACTTCGACCCCTACGCCCACGCCCCCGAACCCCCCGAGCAGACCGCCCCCGAGCCCACCCCCCAGGCCCCCGCCGCGCCCGGAGCCTCCGCCTGGCCGCCCGTAGCCGTCCCCGGCCGCTCCACACCCGTCGCAACCAGCGAGCCGACCAGCAATCCGCACACACCCGCGCCAGAGCCCACTCCAGACCCTGGAGCCACCACCACCGACCCGACGCCGCACCACACCCAGCCGCCACGCACCACCGCCAGCAGCGGCACCTACGCCGGCCGCGACTACTCCCACTACACCGGCCAGATCACCCGCGCGGTCGACCAGGCCCTCCAGGAGCACGGCGGCGACGTCGAAGCCGCCACCGCCGCCCTGGTGAAAAAGGCCGTGCCCGACGCCATGGCCCTATTCAAAGAAACCCGCGTCGGCTCGAATTACGACCACACCGTCTATCCGGAACTCCTCGAAATCCTCCGCAAAAAGACCAAGGACGGCTCAGACGAAATCTGGGAAGGACGCCACAACTGGACCAACACCCACCTCACCGACCAACTCAACACCGGCGCCCTGGACCCCGTCACCGTCGACGCCCTCGACACCAACGCCTCCTTCATGGCCGCCTTCAAGACACACCTGCCCATCGGCGCCCTCAGGCACAACCCCCACGGCGGCTTCGACCCCAAACTCTCCGGCGTCCACCTCCTCACCCAACGCCCCACCTGGCACCACCCCCACCTCCCCGACCCCATCGGCAACCGCCGCGAGACCGGCCCCGTCGTCCTCACCGACGCCACCATCCGCCTCCTCATCCGCTGCGCCCGCTACGACCTGTGCGACCAGCCGGTGATCGCCGAGAGCTGGACCAGCGGCGCCAGCGAAGGCCTGCTGGAGAAATTCCGCCGCGTCCTCACCGAAGCCCGCCACACCGCCCTGGAACGCGAAGCCGCCGGATACGCCGACGGAACCGTGGCCGTCGAATACGTGAAAGCCATGTACTCGAAATTCACCTCCACCCTCGGCGAATCAAACGCCAACCTCGAAATCCGCCGACCCGAGTGGATGCACACCATCCGCTCCCAGGCATTCGCCAACCTCTGGTACAAAGCCCACCGCGCCCACAAAGAAGGCCTCACCGTCGTCCGCGTCCGCGGCACGGACGAACTCCACGTCACCGGCGGAGACTGGCGTACCGTATTCACCGAAGGCCGCAGCCCCGCCGAAATGAAACTCAAGAACCAGTACACCCTGCCGAGGAAGACCACCGCCTGA